The Candidatus Binataceae bacterium genome segment CACAGTCGGATGTTGGGCGACGAGCTCGACGCCATTCCCCTGCTGATGGATGCTCAGTACAGCACCCCCGATTGCGACTTGCCGCACCAGCACCTTACCGTCTTTTGCGTACTCAGCATGAGTCGTGATTCCAAACAGGCGATCGTAGAAGGCGCAAGTCGCTTCCAGATCGGTCGCATTGATAACGACGTGATCGATTCCGCTTACTGGTGCCATAGAGCCTCCTCCAGAGGCGCAGTCTGACCAGTTATCGACCGCACGTCCATGGCCGCGACTTGTAAATGCCGTTGTGTACAGTCGAATCGATCGCGGGTGCTCCGGT includes the following:
- a CDS encoding VOC family protein; translation: MAPVSGIDHVVINATDLEATCAFYDRLFGITTHAEYAKDGKVLVRQVAIGGAVLSIHQQGNGVELVAQHPTVGGGDICFRWDGDIQSAIDLLKRNGIAIIAGPARRRTADGKPSKSVYFRDIDDNLLELMAAD